DNA sequence from the Tachysurus fulvidraco isolate hzauxx_2018 chromosome 1, HZAU_PFXX_2.0, whole genome shotgun sequence genome:
AGCTAATTGTGATGATTTGAAGCCAGGAGAGGGAGCTCTACATCAAAATAACTGCCATTACACAATCCTTTCAAAACGATTCACTCTGATGCATATTAGTCTAAATAACAGCAGCAAAGGTTTATGGGATACATTCGAACTTATTTTCACAGAAAAGCCTTTAATAGGGCATTAGACAAAGATATCGTTCCTTTTGTGGACTCTGAAGAACCGCTGCACGTATTGATTAGTAAAGCCTAAAAGGCTAAAGCTTTTTAACACCACTTACACAGAAGCGAAGGGATAAGAGCAAATGGATTTTCCTACTCGAACCCATAACTCTATTTAAGCTTAGTTTTACTCAGGGAGGTACTATGGTTTAAGTGATTAACGGAAAATGAGTCTACGAAGTTTTAGAAGTTTCACGGTGAACagatcagcttttttttttaaataataatacaagtcACAAGCCGAAATTCTATCTCGCTCTaaaacaagaataaataaataaataaataaataaataaataaatacagccaATATGTTAGAAAGTGTATATACAGACACATGAATAGCCAGTTTTACTGAAACCTTGCAAGCGAGGCCAGTTACCAGTTAGAATTGCTGCCATTATTGTATCTATGGTTATAGCCACTTCTCTAATTAGTGGTTCTAACCTTAGGATTATGAAATATTTCATCAGGACTaggcaaagaaaaaataaaattagaccAATTTACAGCTCCTAGAGGAACAGTCGTGCTACTGATAGCAGGTCAGACTTGACCAGTTTAAATCAGAGCCAATCGGCCCTATACccaaattacgcaaggccccgcctccccctgcctcgTTGTAAAGTGAACATTCGCGTGAATAAACGCCCAAGGGCAACGGTGTTTATAAACTGCAGCTCGATAACCGCACCGCACGTTAACATGCATTCATATGCGCATGCAGTCGtgcactcctaaatgacaatgtttatagcctctcaatcaaggttacaacaatgttaatgcaatatggaaaccacTGGCTTTACATTGGaatgggcataatgccaggtcaataCATGCACATGATAGGGATTTTTGTtatcaagaattcagttttcaatacttaaaatgtaaatattaagagtgtgatttctagtagtaaccatatttttgatatcaggaattccattttacactagtaaaaacgtcatttctgatatctgctattgcataTGCACTAGTTGAATATTGCAAGAGccaagtcatattataaatagtattttatatttgaaaatggataAAGAGGAATCTGAGGGAGGCAGTTTAAGTGGGGCCGTTTAAGTGCAGCTTATAACATGAATAATAGTAGTTATCTATAACTTACAGGTGCTATGCTGAAATTTGTTAGCAGAGGAGAtgctgtcaagtgtgaatgtgtggcaaatggtttacatggctcacgggtcaggtacTGTAGGAGGGCCCCtaagcagaattttgcttagggccccagggaggtcaggatcggctccggtttaaatgaattgaaatagtattaaaaaaaaaaaggaatagctTTTATGACATCACTGTCTATATTGCCAATTTTGTGTTAAGGTAAGTTTCAtattaatgaacaaaatgaCTACAAATAcagaatgaatattaataaagaatacaaataaaaatagagaaagaaaaaatacagaaagaaaaaaataatatttgaataaatgGATGACATACATTGGCATAGCAAATGTGAAAAGTGcaaatttattcaaatataaataGGCCGACTGGCACATGTTGGACGTAGGTGGGAATATTATCTAGCATTAGATGTCTTACCACATTGGAGAATTTTCCGGGGCAAAACTAGCTGAAAAAGAGCTTCTTTTACATTAGCGGAGAAGTTTAAAGTATTGGAGACTCACGATCTGGTCCGAAGAGAGGCGCAAGGACTTCCTGTAGGAAAGTGTGCTAGTCTGGGTTTGAGGCTGGGGTTCGGTCTGAGCCGAGCGCTCCAGAGAGGCAGCAGCTGCACTCACCTCCTTCCCCTCCTCATCGCTGGACGATTCTCTAGACTCCACTCTGAACAAACGGTAATCATTTGGTCAGGGATTTAGATTTACTAACATTTACTAGTTCTAATCAAGTCTTCCTTGAAACTGCACAGAGCTTAAAGTCTAAAAGAAACTAGGCTAGCTCACAAAAAATTGAGTGCTCaattaatcatttacatttattgcatttggCAGATGGCTTCATCCTGAGTGTCTTAAATAtacctctctcttttttttaaacagttaacAAAAGGCAATCTATCTGGTTTTCACCTTTGTTTACCATACTGAAACTCTGCCCTTTAACCCTCACAGACAGTAAGCTAtgtgacaggaagtgatgtggtGTCTTACTTGCAGGGATCATTTTCCAGAGAGGCTTCACCCTCTTTCAGTTGCTCCTCCTTCATCTCCAGTTTTCCTGCATTCTCGGACTAAAGGCAAAAGCAGCAAAGGAAGACAATGAGAAGTAGCAGATGCCTTATACACAATCGAATGAACCACGAAACACAGAttcaccccaccccacccccaccgtTTCTTATTTGGCCttgcaaaatcacacacacaccaacaaaagGCCCACGTGAATAAGAACACAAGTCTACGCTTATCAAAAGCCCTTCAATTTGTTCCTGATGAAAAACCTTCAGTGTAATGAGCTACTTGTTCAGTTTATATCCATCATCACGGAGCCTCTAAAACACCCAATTACCGAACTGTAGGATGGAGGTAGACACGGTGATGTGCAAGCAAATGAAGATGCTTTTGAGTAAATAAAGTGGCTTCGGATgcgaacaaaaacaaacatcgCTCCTTGCTTTGTGCCAGgaattaaagaaacatttcGGCTGTTACCAGAGAAACCACAGGCCTAGGAAAGCCAAAAGGCAAAACATGAGatgaaagacagaaatgaaaaagtatttaaatgaaGGTAGTTCTGtgaaacgaaaaaaaaaaagaaaaaagaaattgctCCCTAAATAGTGAGTGGATTTTAGCTGCATAATGTGTTAAtctttcatacattcattcattttctaccacttatctgaactacttcgggtcacggggagcctgtgcctatctcaggtgtcatcgggcatcaaggcaggatacaccctggacggagtgccaacccatcacagggcacacacacactctcattcactcactcacacacactacggacaattttccagagatgccaatcaacctaccatgcatgtctttttaccgggggaggaaactagagtacccggaggaaacccccgaggcacgggaagaacatgcaaactccacacacacaaggcgggaattgaacccccaaccctggaggtgtgaggcaaacgtgctaaccagtaagccaccgtgcccccctataaTGTGTTAAACGTGTATGATAATTAAAGTGAGGTCTGTGTACACAGGCACCCTGTGTAaagatggtgttttttttttttttaatacatttgctTAGGCTCATTGAAAatcaaagtatttttatttgaaatgtaaaacaCTTATGTGAGTAAAAACGTGCAAGTATCTAATTAAAATATATGAGCCGTCACAAAGGTGGACAAAGATGGACTTATCAATAAATGTAAGCTAAAAGAATACACAAATGAAATAAGGAAAAGTGTGGCTTTCAAAAATTAGGCTTATTTAGGTAGAAACAGATATTTAGGGTAATAAATAAGACATTCAAAACAATGAGATCTGTAATGAACCTCTCTGGAGGAGGACACGAGGATATTTTGTCTCCACACGCAGAGAGAGGACGGATAGACGGGCGAAAATTTCTTCAAGGCTCACAGCTGGATATTTGAAGAAAATCTGCACAAATCTATAATTAGACCTCCTCCATGCCAACAGACTACTTGGAGGACAtgccagagaaaaaaaaaagccttttcttTGTGTCTGCCTCTGCCAAGAAGCTATAACTGGTTTATGACAGGATCATCCAGGAGGCCTGTGATCTACAACATATCACCGAATCAAGCTTTCGACATGGTCATCCCAGTTCCCTGACTAAAACCCTTCTGTAAACCTGTGTGGTGAGCTGGAGCAGAAGATAGACTGGAtgattgttctgtttttcccctctctcaTTACAGGAGAAGGCTCAGTGCTCAGTTGGCTAGATGCAAAACATGCTGAATGCAGAATACTAATTATCTGTGGGCTAAAACGGACGTGTTTAGATAGGCTTTCTTTTTCTCAGAATATATTTGCTTCAATTAAAGTTTAGGTGAGGTTATGCTAATGAAACACAAAGATATTTTTAAACCTCTTTAAGACTGAAGACATTTTATAACCCATTTTTACTACTAATTTGCCAATAACTGATAAGCTGACTATATAATTTGAACAGCATTACCTGCTTGATAGTGCTATCTGCTCTTTTCCTCCAGAACCACCAGCGGCCAGACTTCTTTGGCATCCTCTCTTTAACCCAAGCCTCTTCGGTAGCTTTAGGTAGATTCTTCTGGAAAGCCTGCAAGCTTAAAATCAACGGTGCAGCTAAAGTCCAATTGTAGTATCTGTGAGAGGAAAATGTGTTTAAAGTATTAGGTATGAAGAAATAAGTACGATTATATTCAAATTGATATTCAATAAAAAAGCTCCTACCTGTTCCCTATTTTCACCACTAAATTCGGATTGTCTATAATGGCTGGATTTTCAGCAAATTCGTTGTAAGTGACGATATGTTCCATAAACTTCTCTAAAAAAAAGAGGGATATCAAACAAACGTTAACAGGATGTGTTAAACTCTTTCGGTAAAAATGGAGACTATCGGCGATACTGAACCCAAAACTGGTGTGTGTACCTTTGGATATCTCGGCATTCTCACTAAGCCccccacacagagagagcgtgaCGTCGGGCAGATCAGAGGCCGAGTCAGACATACATTCTGTTCCGCTGTCAGCCGCGGCGCTGCCCACAGACTGAGGAGACTGAGAGCCTGAATGCATCCCTGAGTCCATCCAGTGCTTAGAGTCGgagtcactacacacacacacacacacacacaaacacacacacacacgtaaggTTTGTCCTCAAACAAGTTTTAAAATAGATCCGTGGTAAGCCCAGTCAGCTATTCTCACAGACCAGCTAGCAGTAAAAACTTTAAAAGACTGATCCAGGATTCCTCTTTAAAAAATGCTACACGACAGAGCTTTTACTTGCTAACTCGGATATCACTGTACAGAAAGGCATGACGTGGCCTTTTAAAAAGCCACAGGCTGTAAGTTCTATTAGCTTCTGTGTACCTTTTGGGAAAGTAGCGTGCAGCCACATCAGGCTCAAGCACGTTCAAATCATCAAGGTAGATGTCCTCGGGCCCTTGGTGCTGACTTCTCTTTGGTACTCCTGCACAACAAATAGCAAAAGCAAGGCTCTTAAATAGCATCGTTCACAGTTCAACAGTCTCCAATCAATGCATGTACGGCACTTTTACCAACATCACGAGCCTGACGGAACAAAGGATTAGATCCCATCAGGCAGGAAGTGTAAACACTGCCaattaagcattaaatacacaccGCCACATCCCAAACCTTCTTggcttcctttaaaaaaaattactcccCATTGTAACTGTTTAGCGAAGGATAAAAGAGACAATGATTACATTTGGCCACTAAAGCACATCAATATGATTACAATCAGCTCACCTTTCTTCTTGGAGGGAGAGTCTGTCTTTGGGCAGACATCCATCACAGCTCCACCTTGAGGGTTGGGGGCCGTTGTTTGGGGCTCAGAGGGTGTGGAAGCGGCGATACAGTCAGAAGACATTAGTGGGGTGATGGGGGTAGCTGGGGTACGAGGTTCGGGCTTTACAATAGTGCAAACGGGGGCAGGTTCCATTATGTCTTTCACATCAGCCTCGGGCTCCATGGCCTCGGAACTTAGGATCACCCTGAAATGAGTGTTCTCTGATGGGGTTATTTTCACAGTCTTGGGCAGTTCCATCTTGTCCTTTTTGGCCATCTAGAGGAAATATTTTGAAGCAAAGGAGGAGTGAAAAATTCTAAACATGACCCATAATGTTTAGGGTTTCTTATGCTTAAAATCGGCTTCATTCTCTTTCTGCTGATTCTTATTATTTGTGAGTGTACTCTGGGCTAGGGCGTTCTGACCTGATATGTCACGCCATTAGATAAGGGGATAGAATGTACATACAATGACAGATAAGCGTGGACATTATCATGCAAAGAACCAGTGAACTAAGCTCTCTGAATGTGTCATTGCGTAAATGACCTAATTTATCCTGAGCATATACAGGATACTGAGTGGGCTTTCACACATGAGGTCGAACAGGAAGGCAGACATGCTACATGAGCAGGCTGAAGCGGAACTCCATCTAAACGTCTGTATTATACCATTTGAAGAACAAAAAGTTTTGGTCTTCACATCTTTCCACTGAAAAACACACTTCCATGAACGTTAAGTAAATGTCTCTTCACTAAATCATAGCTTagacatttttcttttggaaaaaaaaaagactttttccAATCTGGTTAAAATTTTAACCTTAGATTATGTGGAGCATCCCTTATAGTAATCTCTGCGAATtagcggttactatagaaacggagaacacattaatataaacctgttgcCTTTCTGTTGGTGGTACTGTAAGTGCTGTGCTGTTACGAGAAATGAACCCTTTCCGATGAGAACTGGGGTATAAATCAGAGAATGAGACAAGCTAACCTGAATTTCTTTCTAATTTAACAGCGTTAAATCAAAGCATTCAAATTACATAAACACATGTAAACAGTGTTCTCCTTCCCCAACGAGGCCACGGGATAAACGAGAACATCTGTAACTCGGTCAAAATGTGGAACCAGTCCTACATGGATTTATTATACATACCCTTGTGGGTTCTGGGAACTCTCCCCATGTCCACTGCATGTGAGACTCCATCTTCAGCATGCTCTCTGAAGGCCGGATCACCAGCTCAGAGTCGCTCTTGGGGGAGAAAACCTCAGACATGCTGTGACTACATAGGAGTGGAAGCAAAACAGAGAAGTGAATTCCTGATACGCTATCTAGCACGGAGTGTGTCCTGCGTGTTGGGATCAAATCAGTATTTACCTGTCGTCAGGTGACCAGTCTCCATCAGAGTACGGGTAGCTCTCTGGAGAATGACGAACTGCTGGTACTCTGGGTTCGACCTCTTTTAAAGTGCTAATTGAAGATGATCTGAAATGGGACAGTTCATCTTTAAAGATTCGTTTACATAAAATGCGCCAAGTTCAATCGTGTGCTTTCTTATTTCTCGTAACTGCACAGAAAATGCAACTTAAAACCGGACGAGAAGTGAACAGTCACCGTGTGCTGGGAGTGGCTTCTTCATCAGTGCTGAGATCCATTTCGAAGATGTCGTCTGTATTGGCAGAGGCATTGAGAGAGGCAGGAGGAGTCATCTCTTCACGCCGGGGGTCTAATTTATGCTTCTTTCTCcgcctctttttctttttggcaGTCCCTGTACTGGGTACCGGGAGCTCGGGGGGTTCCTCAAGGTCCAGAGGGTCATCGCCTAAACCCTGAGTCGTACCCCTGTCGCTCCCAACCCAGAACATGTGACTCTCAGTGGGGATCGGAGAGGTGGCCAGGTGAGCTGGGACTATCTCCTGTATTGGAGAGAAGTGTATTGTAAGCTTAAgggaacactcacacacattatttcTCCTTAACTGTACCTCTGGAATAGAAACCTAATAaaaccagataaaaaaaattaagcaaataAAATACGAGGACACAAAGTA
Encoded proteins:
- the lpin2 gene encoding phosphatidate phosphatase LPIN2 isoform X1, with the translated sequence MKRLHSGAKLDPPCNGTEEDNREHDDSSTLKAAWSFADTMNYVGQLAGQVLVTVKELYKGINQATLSGCIDVVVVRQKDGTYQCSPFHVRFGKLGVLRSKEKVIDIEINGDPVDLHMKLGDNGEAFFVQEMEVQDEIVPAHLATSPIPTESHMFWVGSDRGTTQGLGDDPLDLEEPPELPVPSTGTAKKKKRRRKKHKLDPRREEMTPPASLNASANTDDIFEMDLSTDEEATPSTRSSSISTLKEVEPRVPAVRHSPESYPYSDGDWSPDDSHSMSEVFSPKSDSELVIRPSESMLKMESHMQWTWGEFPEPTRMAKKDKMELPKTVKITPSENTHFRVILSSEAMEPEADVKDIMEPAPVCTIVKPEPRTPATPITPLMSSDCIAASTPSEPQTTAPNPQGGAVMDVCPKTDSPSKKKGVPKRSQHQGPEDIYLDDLNVLEPDVAARYFPKSDSDSKHWMDSGMHSGSQSPQSVGSAAADSGTECMSDSASDLPDVTLSLCGGLSENAEISKEKFMEHIVTYNEFAENPAIIDNPNLVVKIGNRYYNWTLAAPLILSLQAFQKNLPKATEEAWVKERMPKKSGRWWFWRKRADSTIKQSENAGKLEMKEEQLKEGEASLENDPCKVESRESSSDEEGKEVSAAAASLERSAQTEPQPQTQTSTLSYRKSLRLSSDQIAKLKLKEGPNDVTFSITTQYQGTCRCEGTIYLWDWDDKVIISDIDGTITKSDVFGQILPQLGKDWTHQGIAKLYHSVAENGYKFLYCSARAIGMADMTRGYLQWVNDGGTILPRGPLMLSPSSLFSAFHREVIEKKPEIFKIECLTDIKNLFQSNKHPFYAAFGNRTNDVFAYKEVGVPVCRIFTVNPKGELIQEQTKGNKTSYGRLSELVEHVFPLLSKEQSSAFTFPEFSSFCFWRQPIPAINPDDLLS
- the lpin2 gene encoding phosphatidate phosphatase LPIN2 isoform X2 — protein: MNYVGQLAGQVLVTVKELYKGINQATLSGCIDVVVVRQKDGTYQCSPFHVRFGKLGVLRSKEKVIDIEINGDPVDLHMKLGDNGEAFFVQEMEVQDEIVPAHLATSPIPTESHMFWVGSDRGTTQGLGDDPLDLEEPPELPVPSTGTAKKKKRRRKKHKLDPRREEMTPPASLNASANTDDIFEMDLSTDEEATPSTRSSSISTLKEVEPRVPAVRHSPESYPYSDGDWSPDDSHSMSEVFSPKSDSELVIRPSESMLKMESHMQWTWGEFPEPTRMAKKDKMELPKTVKITPSENTHFRVILSSEAMEPEADVKDIMEPAPVCTIVKPEPRTPATPITPLMSSDCIAASTPSEPQTTAPNPQGGAVMDVCPKTDSPSKKKGVPKRSQHQGPEDIYLDDLNVLEPDVAARYFPKSDSDSKHWMDSGMHSGSQSPQSVGSAAADSGTECMSDSASDLPDVTLSLCGGLSENAEISKEKFMEHIVTYNEFAENPAIIDNPNLVVKIGNRYYNWTLAAPLILSLQAFQKNLPKATEEAWVKERMPKKSGRWWFWRKRADSTIKQSENAGKLEMKEEQLKEGEASLENDPCKVESRESSSDEEGKEVSAAAASLERSAQTEPQPQTQTSTLSYRKSLRLSSDQIAKLKLKEGPNDVTFSITTQYQGTCRCEGTIYLWDWDDKVIISDIDGTITKSDVFGQILPQLGKDWTHQGIAKLYHSVAENGYKFLYCSARAIGMADMTRGYLQWVNDGGTILPRGPLMLSPSSLFSAFHREVIEKKPEIFKIECLTDIKNLFQSNKHPFYAAFGNRTNDVFAYKEVGVPVCRIFTVNPKGELIQEQTKGNKTSYGRLSELVEHVFPLLSKEQSSAFTFPEFSSFCFWRQPIPAINPDDLLS